Proteins co-encoded in one Artemia franciscana chromosome 10, ASM3288406v1, whole genome shotgun sequence genomic window:
- the LOC136032479 gene encoding uncharacterized protein LOC136032479, with protein sequence MPCSVHLKRRKDEKRYLNDSHLQSFHWLVYSAAQKGLVCKYCPLFVTGARGGGSNRQVPLQKLVTKPVTKFAKLLGKDGDLTVHDTSQYHHDAVEAGKSFLRVYHSPHESVNNRVNEQRMKQVTENRERLKPILESIIFLGRQNISLRGHRDDGSLNLDDMPLSNEGNFRELLRYRAESGDSKLKDQLKTSGKNATYISKTTQNQLIDCCAKEVIGVILERVKSARYYSIIFDETTDVSHSSQLS encoded by the coding sequence ATGCCATGTTCTGTTCATTTAAAGCGGAGGAAAGACGAAAAAAGGTACTTGAACGATTCTCATTTGCAGAGTTTCCACTGGCTTGTATATTCTGCTGCCCAGAAAGGCCTTGTTTGCAAATACTGCCCTCTTTTTGTAACTGGGGCTAGAGGGGGGGGTTCAAACAGACAGGTTCCCCTACAAAAGCTGGTCACAAAGCCTGTCACAAAATTTGCTAAGTTACTGGGAAAAGATGGAGACCTGACTGTACATGATACTTCCCAGTACCATCATGACGCAGTAGAGGCTGGAAAGTCGTTTCTAAGAGTCTACCATTCTCCGCACGAATCTGTAAATAATCGCGTCAACGAACAGCGAATGAAGCAAGTAACAGAAAACCGAGAGAGGCTTAAGCCGATTCTGGAATCAATCATATTTCTAGGAAGGCAGAATATTTCACTGAGGGGCCATCGGGATGATGGCAGCTTAAACTTGGATGACATGCCGCTTTCCAATGAAGGAAACTTCCGAGAACTACTACGTTATCGTGCTGAAAGTGGTGACAGTAAATTAAAGGATCAACTGAAAACATCAGGAAAAAATGCTACCTACATCAGCAAAACAACTCAAAACCAGTTGATTGACTGTTGTGCGAAAGAAGTTATAggtgtcattttagaaagagtAAAGTCAGCAAGGTATTACAGCATCATTTTTGATGAGACAACAGATGTGTCACATTCATCGCAACTTAGTTAA